A single window of Carassius auratus strain Wakin chromosome 9, ASM336829v1, whole genome shotgun sequence DNA harbors:
- the LOC113109109 gene encoding integral membrane protein GPR155-like isoform X4 → MGHLSLNISIFSSRNGSDPPSVPPCMSIDKLLPALLECFGIILCGYIAGRTNIIPATQAKGLGSFVSKFALPALLFKNMVLLDFGDVIWPFFFSILVAKVSVFFFVCVLTLLVADRESRFSKAGLFSIFATQSNDFALGFPIVEALYRNTHPEYLQYIYLVAPVSLMVLNPLGFALCEVQRRRTGEPQPQRKLEVLGSVLLQVVKNPIVFMVVIGLVSHFLLGQKIPAFMQEFVDGLANSFGGAALFYLGLTMVGQLKKLTRSTVVALILLITAKLLVMPLICRGMVEVLDRGSRSLLNHTSLSNYAFLYGVFPTAPSVAIYASHYNMELEVVTSGMVIGTFLSAPIMFVSAWLLTIPWMDSDPLASALQHVSFNISIISLFALVWSVAVMLLSRKFHRIPHIFTINLFVAQLLACVGMIAWKFMAEQDNFLGQVLTFTLLYGSLYSTYIWPGLIALSLLFVRRREEVNFRPGLTVITGWGVPVLAVSVLLLTGERLPNTIDSAFFYGKTQVTCTSVVLFGSIVLCGVSLTLLSRRTQDYHSLERGSLSDSEEDTHTDIGSINTDCQMCECVCGPLQSVPDTTSTREETPIQTGQCSQQCASTSCLLVEEEQREADRQNTDIQSTRHVLVCLLLTVSLLANLSSCLWWLFNKDPGRLYLELQFFCVVANFGQVSEPVAGLGSGGHRLCSVRGDQTDLYSVPHIS, encoded by the exons ATGGGTCATCTCTCACTTAATATCTCCATCTTCAGCAGCAGGAATGGATCTGACCCCCCCTCCGTCCCCCCCTGTATGTCCATCGACAAGCTCCTTCCAGCCCTGCTCGAGTGTTTCGGGATCATTCTCTGCGGATACATCGCAGGCCGTACAAACATCATCCCAGCTACACAAGCTAAAGGACTGGGCAGCTTCGTGTCCAAGTTCGCACTTCCCGCTCTGCTCTTCAAAAACATGGTGCTGCTGGACTTTGGCGATGTAATCTGGCCGTTTTTCTTTAGTATTTTGGTGGCTAAAGTGTCTGTGTTCTTCTTTGTGTGTGTCCTCACACTGTTGGTGGCGGACAGAGAGAGCCGTTTCTCCAAAGCTGGCCTCTTCTCCATATTTGCCACACAGAGTAATGACTTTGCTCTGGGGTTCCCtatag TTGAAGCTCTGTACCGAAACACTCATCCTGAGTATCTGCAGTACATCTACCTGGTGGCCCCCGTCTCCCTCATGGTCCTGAACCCGCTAGGCTTTGCTCTCTGTGAGGTGCAGAGGCGGAGGACAGGGGAACCTCAGCCGCAGAGGAAGCTGGAGGTGCTGGGTTCGGTGCTCCTTCAGGTGGTCAAGAACCCTATCGTCTTCATGGTGGTGATCGGGCTCGTTTCTCACTTCCTGCTGGGCCAGAAGATCCCGGCCTTCATGCAGGAGTTTGTAGATGGTCTGGCGAACTCATTCGGAGGAGCAGCGCTGTTTTATTTGGGTCTGACCATGGTGGGGCAGCTGAAAAAGCTCACCCGCTCCACTGTGGTGGCACTTATTCTCCTCATCACGGCAAAACT GCTGGTGATGCCTCTGATCTGTAGAGGGATGGTTGAGGTCTTGGACCGTGGAAGCAGGAGCTTGTTGAACCACACCAGTCTGTCAAACTACGCTTTCCTGTATGGAGTCTTCCCCACGGCCCCGAGTGTGGCCATATATGCATCACATTACAACATGGAGCTCGAAGTG GTGACCTCAGGGATGGTGATCGGCACGTTTCTGTCTGCTCCCATCATGTTTGTGTCGGCCTGGCTGTTGACCATCCCGTGGATGGACTCGGATCCACTAGCGTCAGCGCTGCAGCACGTCAGCTTCAACATCAGCATCATCAGCCTCTTTGCATTG GTGTGGAGTGTTGCAGTCATGCTACTGAGCAGAAAATTTCACAGAATTCCTCACATTTTCACCATTAATCTCTTTGTGGCGCAG CTATTAGCCTGTGTTGGGATGATAGCGTGGAAATTCATGGCGGAGCAGGACAACTTCCTGGGTCAGGTGTTGACCTTTACTCTACTGTACGGCTCTCTCTACAGCACCTATATTTGGCCTG GTCTGATCGCTCTGTCTCTGCTCTTCGTGAGGAGACGTGAGGAGGTGAACTTCAGGCCAGGGCTCACTGTGATCACTGGCTGGGG TGTCCCAGTTCTGGCTGTGAGTGTCCTCCTCCTAACAGGGGAAAGATTACCAAACACTATCGACTCTGCATTCTTTTATGGAAAGACACAG GTGACGTGCACGTCTGTGGTGTTATTCGGGAGCATTGTGTTGTGTGGCGTCTCGCTCACACTACTCAGCAGACGAACTCAAGACTATCACAGCCTTGAACGTGGATCGCTGTCGGACAGCgaggaggacacacacacagatataggCAGCATCAACACAG actGTCagatgtgcgagtgtgtgtgtggccCTCTGCAGTCCGTCCCTGACACGACAAGCACCAGAGAGGAAACACCTATCCAAACAG GTCAGTGTAGCCAGCAGTGTGCGTCCACCAGCTGTCTGCTGGTCGAAGAGGAACAgagagaggcagacagacagaacacAGACATACAGTCGACAAGACATGTGCTTGTGTGTCTGTTACTGACCGTCAGTCTGCTCGCT aatCTCTCCAGCTGTCTGTGGTGGCTCTTTAATAAAGATCCAGGCCGGCTGTATCTGGAGCTGCAGTTCTTCTGTGTCGTGGCTAACTTTGGGCAG GTTAGCGAGCCTGTGGCAGGGCTGGGGTCAGGAGGTCACCGGCTCTGCAGCGTCCGAGGAGATCAGACTGACCTGTACTCAGTTCCTCACATATCATAA
- the LOC113109109 gene encoding integral membrane protein GPR155-like isoform X1 yields the protein MGHLSLNISIFSSRNGSDPPSVPPCMSIDKLLPALLECFGIILCGYIAGRTNIIPATQAKGLGSFVSKFALPALLFKNMVLLDFGDVIWPFFFSILVAKVSVFFFVCVLTLLVADRESRFSKAGLFSIFATQSNDFALGFPIVEALYRNTHPEYLQYIYLVAPVSLMVLNPLGFALCEVQRRRTGEPQPQRKLEVLGSVLLQVVKNPIVFMVVIGLVSHFLLGQKIPAFMQEFVDGLANSFGGAALFYLGLTMVGQLKKLTRSTVVALILLITAKLLVMPLICRGMVEVLDRGSRSLLNHTSLSNYAFLYGVFPTAPSVAIYASHYNMELEVVTSGMVIGTFLSAPIMFVSAWLLTIPWMDSDPLASALQHVSFNISIISLFALVWSVAVMLLSRKFHRIPHIFTINLFVAQLLACVGMIAWKFMAEQDNFLGQVLTFTLLYGSLYSTYIWPGLIALSLLFVRRREEVNFRPGLTVITGWGVPVLAVSVLLLTGERLPNTIDSAFFYGKTQVTCTSVVLFGSIVLCGVSLTLLSRRTQDYHSLERGSLSDSEEDTHTDIGSINTDCQMCECVCGPLQSVPDTTSTREETPIQTGQCSQQCASTSCLLVEEEQREADRQNTDIQSTRHVLVCLLLTVSLLANLSSCLWWLFNKDPGRLYLELQFFCVVANFGQGLISFAFFGLDKHLIISPFRKRLASLWQGWGQEVTGSAASEEIRLTCTQFLTYHKEQCVRDIVHKKRCGESSSTETFLGSDLVRWLQSVGLSRAPDEALAYGCRLLEGGVIQHISLQHGFQDQALHYRFT from the exons ATGGGTCATCTCTCACTTAATATCTCCATCTTCAGCAGCAGGAATGGATCTGACCCCCCCTCCGTCCCCCCCTGTATGTCCATCGACAAGCTCCTTCCAGCCCTGCTCGAGTGTTTCGGGATCATTCTCTGCGGATACATCGCAGGCCGTACAAACATCATCCCAGCTACACAAGCTAAAGGACTGGGCAGCTTCGTGTCCAAGTTCGCACTTCCCGCTCTGCTCTTCAAAAACATGGTGCTGCTGGACTTTGGCGATGTAATCTGGCCGTTTTTCTTTAGTATTTTGGTGGCTAAAGTGTCTGTGTTCTTCTTTGTGTGTGTCCTCACACTGTTGGTGGCGGACAGAGAGAGCCGTTTCTCCAAAGCTGGCCTCTTCTCCATATTTGCCACACAGAGTAATGACTTTGCTCTGGGGTTCCCtatag TTGAAGCTCTGTACCGAAACACTCATCCTGAGTATCTGCAGTACATCTACCTGGTGGCCCCCGTCTCCCTCATGGTCCTGAACCCGCTAGGCTTTGCTCTCTGTGAGGTGCAGAGGCGGAGGACAGGGGAACCTCAGCCGCAGAGGAAGCTGGAGGTGCTGGGTTCGGTGCTCCTTCAGGTGGTCAAGAACCCTATCGTCTTCATGGTGGTGATCGGGCTCGTTTCTCACTTCCTGCTGGGCCAGAAGATCCCGGCCTTCATGCAGGAGTTTGTAGATGGTCTGGCGAACTCATTCGGAGGAGCAGCGCTGTTTTATTTGGGTCTGACCATGGTGGGGCAGCTGAAAAAGCTCACCCGCTCCACTGTGGTGGCACTTATTCTCCTCATCACGGCAAAACT GCTGGTGATGCCTCTGATCTGTAGAGGGATGGTTGAGGTCTTGGACCGTGGAAGCAGGAGCTTGTTGAACCACACCAGTCTGTCAAACTACGCTTTCCTGTATGGAGTCTTCCCCACGGCCCCGAGTGTGGCCATATATGCATCACATTACAACATGGAGCTCGAAGTG GTGACCTCAGGGATGGTGATCGGCACGTTTCTGTCTGCTCCCATCATGTTTGTGTCGGCCTGGCTGTTGACCATCCCGTGGATGGACTCGGATCCACTAGCGTCAGCGCTGCAGCACGTCAGCTTCAACATCAGCATCATCAGCCTCTTTGCATTG GTGTGGAGTGTTGCAGTCATGCTACTGAGCAGAAAATTTCACAGAATTCCTCACATTTTCACCATTAATCTCTTTGTGGCGCAG CTATTAGCCTGTGTTGGGATGATAGCGTGGAAATTCATGGCGGAGCAGGACAACTTCCTGGGTCAGGTGTTGACCTTTACTCTACTGTACGGCTCTCTCTACAGCACCTATATTTGGCCTG GTCTGATCGCTCTGTCTCTGCTCTTCGTGAGGAGACGTGAGGAGGTGAACTTCAGGCCAGGGCTCACTGTGATCACTGGCTGGGG TGTCCCAGTTCTGGCTGTGAGTGTCCTCCTCCTAACAGGGGAAAGATTACCAAACACTATCGACTCTGCATTCTTTTATGGAAAGACACAG GTGACGTGCACGTCTGTGGTGTTATTCGGGAGCATTGTGTTGTGTGGCGTCTCGCTCACACTACTCAGCAGACGAACTCAAGACTATCACAGCCTTGAACGTGGATCGCTGTCGGACAGCgaggaggacacacacacagatataggCAGCATCAACACAG actGTCagatgtgcgagtgtgtgtgtggccCTCTGCAGTCCGTCCCTGACACGACAAGCACCAGAGAGGAAACACCTATCCAAACAG GTCAGTGTAGCCAGCAGTGTGCGTCCACCAGCTGTCTGCTGGTCGAAGAGGAACAgagagaggcagacagacagaacacAGACATACAGTCGACAAGACATGTGCTTGTGTGTCTGTTACTGACCGTCAGTCTGCTCGCT aatCTCTCCAGCTGTCTGTGGTGGCTCTTTAATAAAGATCCAGGCCGGCTGTATCTGGAGCTGCAGTTCTTCTGTGTCGTGGCTAACTTTGGGCAG GGTCTCATTTCATTTGCCTTTTTCGGCCTTGACAAGCATTTGATTATTTCTCCATTCAGAAAGAG GTTAGCGAGCCTGTGGCAGGGCTGGGGTCAGGAGGTCACCGGCTCTGCAGCGTCCGAGGAGATCAGACTGACCTGTACTCAGTTCCTCACATATCATAAGGAGCAGTGTGTCAGAGACATCGTTCACAAAAAAAG GTGTGGAGagagcagcagcacagagacGTTTCTGGGCAGTGATCTGGTGCGCTGGCTGCAGAGCGTGGGGTTGTCCCGCGCCCCGGACGAGGCTCTGGCGTACGGCTGTCGTCTGCTGGAGGGAGGAGTCATCCAACACATCTCTCTCCAGCACGGCTTCCAGGATCAAGCCCTGCACTACCGCTTCACCTAG
- the LOC113109109 gene encoding integral membrane protein GPR155-like isoform X3, with amino-acid sequence MGHLSLNISIFSSRNGSDPPSVPPCMSIDKLLPALLECFGIILCGYIAGRTNIIPATQAKGLGSFVSKFALPALLFKNMVLLDFGDVIWPFFFSILVAKVSVFFFVCVLTLLVADRESRFSKAGLFSIFATQSNDFALGFPIVEALYRNTHPEYLQYIYLVAPVSLMVLNPLGFALCEVQRRRTGEPQPQRKLEVLGSVLLQVVKNPIVFMVVIGLVSHFLLGQKIPAFMQEFVDGLANSFGGAALFYLGLTMVGQLKKLTRSTVVALILLITAKLLVMPLICRGMVEVLDRGSRSLLNHTSLSNYAFLYGVFPTAPSVAIYASHYNMELEVVTSGMVIGTFLSAPIMFVSAWLLTIPWMDSDPLASALQHVSFNISIISLFALVWSVAVMLLSRKFHRIPHIFTINLFVAQLLACVGMIAWKFMAEQDNFLGQVLTFTLLYGSLYSTYIWPGLIALSLLFVRRREEVNFRPGLTVITGWGVPVLAVSVLLLTGERLPNTIDSAFFYGKTQVTCTSVVLFGSIVLCGVSLTLLSRRTQDYHSLERGSLSDSEEDTHTDIGSINTDCQMCECVCGPLQSVPDTTSTREETPIQTGQCSQQCASTSCLLVEEEQREADRQNTDIQSTRHVLVCLLLTVSLLANLSSCLWWLFNKDPGRLYLELQFFCVVANFGQKEVSEPVAGLGSGGHRLCSVRGDQTDLYSVPHIS; translated from the exons ATGGGTCATCTCTCACTTAATATCTCCATCTTCAGCAGCAGGAATGGATCTGACCCCCCCTCCGTCCCCCCCTGTATGTCCATCGACAAGCTCCTTCCAGCCCTGCTCGAGTGTTTCGGGATCATTCTCTGCGGATACATCGCAGGCCGTACAAACATCATCCCAGCTACACAAGCTAAAGGACTGGGCAGCTTCGTGTCCAAGTTCGCACTTCCCGCTCTGCTCTTCAAAAACATGGTGCTGCTGGACTTTGGCGATGTAATCTGGCCGTTTTTCTTTAGTATTTTGGTGGCTAAAGTGTCTGTGTTCTTCTTTGTGTGTGTCCTCACACTGTTGGTGGCGGACAGAGAGAGCCGTTTCTCCAAAGCTGGCCTCTTCTCCATATTTGCCACACAGAGTAATGACTTTGCTCTGGGGTTCCCtatag TTGAAGCTCTGTACCGAAACACTCATCCTGAGTATCTGCAGTACATCTACCTGGTGGCCCCCGTCTCCCTCATGGTCCTGAACCCGCTAGGCTTTGCTCTCTGTGAGGTGCAGAGGCGGAGGACAGGGGAACCTCAGCCGCAGAGGAAGCTGGAGGTGCTGGGTTCGGTGCTCCTTCAGGTGGTCAAGAACCCTATCGTCTTCATGGTGGTGATCGGGCTCGTTTCTCACTTCCTGCTGGGCCAGAAGATCCCGGCCTTCATGCAGGAGTTTGTAGATGGTCTGGCGAACTCATTCGGAGGAGCAGCGCTGTTTTATTTGGGTCTGACCATGGTGGGGCAGCTGAAAAAGCTCACCCGCTCCACTGTGGTGGCACTTATTCTCCTCATCACGGCAAAACT GCTGGTGATGCCTCTGATCTGTAGAGGGATGGTTGAGGTCTTGGACCGTGGAAGCAGGAGCTTGTTGAACCACACCAGTCTGTCAAACTACGCTTTCCTGTATGGAGTCTTCCCCACGGCCCCGAGTGTGGCCATATATGCATCACATTACAACATGGAGCTCGAAGTG GTGACCTCAGGGATGGTGATCGGCACGTTTCTGTCTGCTCCCATCATGTTTGTGTCGGCCTGGCTGTTGACCATCCCGTGGATGGACTCGGATCCACTAGCGTCAGCGCTGCAGCACGTCAGCTTCAACATCAGCATCATCAGCCTCTTTGCATTG GTGTGGAGTGTTGCAGTCATGCTACTGAGCAGAAAATTTCACAGAATTCCTCACATTTTCACCATTAATCTCTTTGTGGCGCAG CTATTAGCCTGTGTTGGGATGATAGCGTGGAAATTCATGGCGGAGCAGGACAACTTCCTGGGTCAGGTGTTGACCTTTACTCTACTGTACGGCTCTCTCTACAGCACCTATATTTGGCCTG GTCTGATCGCTCTGTCTCTGCTCTTCGTGAGGAGACGTGAGGAGGTGAACTTCAGGCCAGGGCTCACTGTGATCACTGGCTGGGG TGTCCCAGTTCTGGCTGTGAGTGTCCTCCTCCTAACAGGGGAAAGATTACCAAACACTATCGACTCTGCATTCTTTTATGGAAAGACACAG GTGACGTGCACGTCTGTGGTGTTATTCGGGAGCATTGTGTTGTGTGGCGTCTCGCTCACACTACTCAGCAGACGAACTCAAGACTATCACAGCCTTGAACGTGGATCGCTGTCGGACAGCgaggaggacacacacacagatataggCAGCATCAACACAG actGTCagatgtgcgagtgtgtgtgtggccCTCTGCAGTCCGTCCCTGACACGACAAGCACCAGAGAGGAAACACCTATCCAAACAG GTCAGTGTAGCCAGCAGTGTGCGTCCACCAGCTGTCTGCTGGTCGAAGAGGAACAgagagaggcagacagacagaacacAGACATACAGTCGACAAGACATGTGCTTGTGTGTCTGTTACTGACCGTCAGTCTGCTCGCT aatCTCTCCAGCTGTCTGTGGTGGCTCTTTAATAAAGATCCAGGCCGGCTGTATCTGGAGCTGCAGTTCTTCTGTGTCGTGGCTAACTTTGGGCAG AAAGAG GTTAGCGAGCCTGTGGCAGGGCTGGGGTCAGGAGGTCACCGGCTCTGCAGCGTCCGAGGAGATCAGACTGACCTGTACTCAGTTCCTCACATATCATAA
- the LOC113109109 gene encoding integral membrane protein GPR155-like isoform X2: MGHLSLNISIFSSRNGSDPPSVPPCMSIDKLLPALLECFGIILCGYIAGRTNIIPATQAKGLGSFVSKFALPALLFKNMVLLDFGDVIWPFFFSILVAKVSVFFFVCVLTLLVADRESRFSKAGLFSIFATQSNDFALGFPIVEALYRNTHPEYLQYIYLVAPVSLMVLNPLGFALCEVQRRRTGEPQPQRKLEVLGSVLLQVVKNPIVFMVVIGLVSHFLLGQKIPAFMQEFVDGLANSFGGAALFYLGLTMVGQLKKLTRSTVVALILLITAKLLVMPLICRGMVEVLDRGSRSLLNHTSLSNYAFLYGVFPTAPSVAIYASHYNMELEVVTSGMVIGTFLSAPIMFVSAWLLTIPWMDSDPLASALQHVSFNISIISLFALVWSVAVMLLSRKFHRIPHIFTINLFVAQLLACVGMIAWKFMAEQDNFLGQVLTFTLLYGSLYSTYIWPGLIALSLLFVRRREEVNFRPGLTVITGWGVPVLAVSVLLLTGERLPNTIDSAFFYGKTQVTCTSVVLFGSIVLCGVSLTLLSRRTQDYHSLERGSLSDSEEDTHTDIGSINTGQCSQQCASTSCLLVEEEQREADRQNTDIQSTRHVLVCLLLTVSLLANLSSCLWWLFNKDPGRLYLELQFFCVVANFGQGLISFAFFGLDKHLIISPFRKRLASLWQGWGQEVTGSAASEEIRLTCTQFLTYHKEQCVRDIVHKKRCGESSSTETFLGSDLVRWLQSVGLSRAPDEALAYGCRLLEGGVIQHISLQHGFQDQALHYRFT, encoded by the exons ATGGGTCATCTCTCACTTAATATCTCCATCTTCAGCAGCAGGAATGGATCTGACCCCCCCTCCGTCCCCCCCTGTATGTCCATCGACAAGCTCCTTCCAGCCCTGCTCGAGTGTTTCGGGATCATTCTCTGCGGATACATCGCAGGCCGTACAAACATCATCCCAGCTACACAAGCTAAAGGACTGGGCAGCTTCGTGTCCAAGTTCGCACTTCCCGCTCTGCTCTTCAAAAACATGGTGCTGCTGGACTTTGGCGATGTAATCTGGCCGTTTTTCTTTAGTATTTTGGTGGCTAAAGTGTCTGTGTTCTTCTTTGTGTGTGTCCTCACACTGTTGGTGGCGGACAGAGAGAGCCGTTTCTCCAAAGCTGGCCTCTTCTCCATATTTGCCACACAGAGTAATGACTTTGCTCTGGGGTTCCCtatag TTGAAGCTCTGTACCGAAACACTCATCCTGAGTATCTGCAGTACATCTACCTGGTGGCCCCCGTCTCCCTCATGGTCCTGAACCCGCTAGGCTTTGCTCTCTGTGAGGTGCAGAGGCGGAGGACAGGGGAACCTCAGCCGCAGAGGAAGCTGGAGGTGCTGGGTTCGGTGCTCCTTCAGGTGGTCAAGAACCCTATCGTCTTCATGGTGGTGATCGGGCTCGTTTCTCACTTCCTGCTGGGCCAGAAGATCCCGGCCTTCATGCAGGAGTTTGTAGATGGTCTGGCGAACTCATTCGGAGGAGCAGCGCTGTTTTATTTGGGTCTGACCATGGTGGGGCAGCTGAAAAAGCTCACCCGCTCCACTGTGGTGGCACTTATTCTCCTCATCACGGCAAAACT GCTGGTGATGCCTCTGATCTGTAGAGGGATGGTTGAGGTCTTGGACCGTGGAAGCAGGAGCTTGTTGAACCACACCAGTCTGTCAAACTACGCTTTCCTGTATGGAGTCTTCCCCACGGCCCCGAGTGTGGCCATATATGCATCACATTACAACATGGAGCTCGAAGTG GTGACCTCAGGGATGGTGATCGGCACGTTTCTGTCTGCTCCCATCATGTTTGTGTCGGCCTGGCTGTTGACCATCCCGTGGATGGACTCGGATCCACTAGCGTCAGCGCTGCAGCACGTCAGCTTCAACATCAGCATCATCAGCCTCTTTGCATTG GTGTGGAGTGTTGCAGTCATGCTACTGAGCAGAAAATTTCACAGAATTCCTCACATTTTCACCATTAATCTCTTTGTGGCGCAG CTATTAGCCTGTGTTGGGATGATAGCGTGGAAATTCATGGCGGAGCAGGACAACTTCCTGGGTCAGGTGTTGACCTTTACTCTACTGTACGGCTCTCTCTACAGCACCTATATTTGGCCTG GTCTGATCGCTCTGTCTCTGCTCTTCGTGAGGAGACGTGAGGAGGTGAACTTCAGGCCAGGGCTCACTGTGATCACTGGCTGGGG TGTCCCAGTTCTGGCTGTGAGTGTCCTCCTCCTAACAGGGGAAAGATTACCAAACACTATCGACTCTGCATTCTTTTATGGAAAGACACAG GTGACGTGCACGTCTGTGGTGTTATTCGGGAGCATTGTGTTGTGTGGCGTCTCGCTCACACTACTCAGCAGACGAACTCAAGACTATCACAGCCTTGAACGTGGATCGCTGTCGGACAGCgaggaggacacacacacagatataggCAGCATCAACACAG GTCAGTGTAGCCAGCAGTGTGCGTCCACCAGCTGTCTGCTGGTCGAAGAGGAACAgagagaggcagacagacagaacacAGACATACAGTCGACAAGACATGTGCTTGTGTGTCTGTTACTGACCGTCAGTCTGCTCGCT aatCTCTCCAGCTGTCTGTGGTGGCTCTTTAATAAAGATCCAGGCCGGCTGTATCTGGAGCTGCAGTTCTTCTGTGTCGTGGCTAACTTTGGGCAG GGTCTCATTTCATTTGCCTTTTTCGGCCTTGACAAGCATTTGATTATTTCTCCATTCAGAAAGAG GTTAGCGAGCCTGTGGCAGGGCTGGGGTCAGGAGGTCACCGGCTCTGCAGCGTCCGAGGAGATCAGACTGACCTGTACTCAGTTCCTCACATATCATAAGGAGCAGTGTGTCAGAGACATCGTTCACAAAAAAAG GTGTGGAGagagcagcagcacagagacGTTTCTGGGCAGTGATCTGGTGCGCTGGCTGCAGAGCGTGGGGTTGTCCCGCGCCCCGGACGAGGCTCTGGCGTACGGCTGTCGTCTGCTGGAGGGAGGAGTCATCCAACACATCTCTCTCCAGCACGGCTTCCAGGATCAAGCCCTGCACTACCGCTTCACCTAG